A stretch of Desulfomonilaceae bacterium DNA encodes these proteins:
- a CDS encoding ABC transporter ATP-binding protein: protein MELLQIKNLSLSFGGIVALSLLDITVKEGELHAVIGPNGAGKTSLFNCISGVYPPTSGEILLRGSKISDLKPHEIAKKGIARTFQNIELFANMSVIDNLLLGCHTHMTTGLLSCAVFFGRAVRQEEESRLQVERIIDFLEIEKVRKKTVGSLPYGIQKRVEIGRALAMKPKILLLDEPVAGMNVEETEDIARFVLDIKEEMGVTIVMVEHDMGVVMDIANTVTVLDFGSKIGDGSPSEVQSNPQVIAAYLGQ from the coding sequence ATGGAGCTATTACAGATCAAAAACCTTTCGTTGAGTTTTGGCGGTATCGTTGCTTTGTCATTGCTGGACATAACCGTCAAAGAGGGAGAGTTGCATGCGGTGATAGGTCCTAACGGAGCAGGCAAGACATCCCTTTTCAATTGCATAAGCGGTGTTTATCCACCAACGTCAGGCGAAATACTTCTCAGGGGCTCAAAGATTTCCGATTTAAAACCCCATGAGATAGCGAAAAAGGGAATCGCCAGGACATTTCAGAACATCGAGTTGTTCGCCAATATGAGCGTAATAGACAACCTGCTGCTGGGATGCCACACACACATGACTACCGGCCTTCTTTCGTGCGCTGTATTTTTCGGTAGAGCCGTGCGGCAAGAAGAAGAAAGCAGGCTTCAGGTGGAAAGGATTATCGATTTTCTTGAGATTGAAAAAGTCCGTAAAAAGACAGTGGGATCCCTACCCTATGGAATTCAGAAACGGGTGGAGATAGGCCGTGCTCTCGCTATGAAACCGAAGATTCTTCTGCTCGACGAACCGGTCGCGGGCATGAATGTGGAGGAAACAGAGGATATAGCCCGCTTTGTACTCGACATCAAAGAGGAAATGGGGGTCACTATTGTCATGGTTGAACATGACATGGGCGTGGTCATGGATATTGCCAACACGGTCACGGTTTTGGACTTCGGGTCCAAAATCGGCGACGGTAGCCCTTCTGAGGTTCAATCAAATCCACAGGTGATTGCAGCCTATTTAGGGCAGTAG
- a CDS encoding ABC transporter ATP-binding protein codes for MLKVNNIQVVYNNVIMVLKGISLEIPEGKVVALLGANAAGKTTTLKTISGILKFQNGSLEEGDVQFMGQSIVNLDPDAIVRMGICLVPEGRRVFSDLSVVENLWIGAHTRRDRDGAKRDIEMVMEYFPHLRRRYKQQALLLSGGEQQMLAIGRALMSRPKLLMLDEPSLGLAPMLVKEIFDILRLINREQNTSILLVEQNALVALNFAQYGYIMESGKMVLDGASEGLLENEDVKEFYLGVTDNHERKSYAGVKHYKRRKRWLS; via the coding sequence ATGCTCAAGGTTAACAATATCCAGGTGGTTTACAACAACGTGATAATGGTTCTGAAAGGGATCTCGCTGGAAATTCCCGAGGGGAAAGTTGTAGCCCTGCTGGGAGCCAATGCCGCCGGAAAGACAACCACGCTCAAAACCATTAGCGGTATATTGAAATTTCAGAATGGCTCGCTTGAAGAAGGCGATGTTCAATTCATGGGTCAATCTATCGTGAATCTGGATCCTGACGCCATAGTAAGGATGGGCATATGTCTTGTCCCGGAAGGGAGACGTGTTTTCTCCGACCTGAGCGTAGTTGAGAATCTGTGGATTGGAGCGCATACACGCAGGGACCGTGATGGAGCGAAACGTGACATTGAGATGGTGATGGAGTATTTCCCGCATCTTCGTCGCCGTTACAAGCAGCAGGCGCTCCTGTTGAGTGGAGGCGAGCAACAGATGCTCGCAATTGGGAGAGCCCTTATGTCACGTCCCAAGCTGCTAATGCTCGACGAGCCATCGCTTGGGCTAGCTCCGATGCTGGTAAAAGAGATTTTTGACATACTGAGACTCATTAATAGAGAACAGAACACATCGATCTTGCTTGTGGAGCAGAACGCTCTTGTCGCACTGAATTTCGCCCAATACGGTTACATCATGGAAAGCGGGAAAATGGTTCTGGACGGAGCGAGTGAGGGCTTGCTCGAAAACGAGGACGTCAAGGAATTTTATCTCGGCGTGACCGACAACCACGAGCGAAAGAGTTACGCCGGCGTCAAGCATTACAAGCGACGCAAACGCTGGTTGTCTTAA
- a CDS encoding thiolase family protein, with product MDKVVLANALRTPLGDFGGTLKGLSASHLAQLVMENSVKGPGASLPIGKVIFGNCFAPIDQNIARISAYRAGIPEHVPGFTINSTCGSSMQALISAVQAVQCEEVEVALAGGVESMSNAPYIMESARWGQRIRHLQAYDLLWKGMQEHPIGVGMGLTAENLAEKYGISRHEQDEFALLSHQRAARAIKEGRFKAEIIPVTVPRGKKEPLLFDTDEHVRPDVTLEQLAKLPAAFKEHGTVTAGNSCGMNDAASAVIVTTHQKAKEMGLRPLVSVRGYKVVGVDPNIMGIGPVPAIRGAIKDSGLKLGDIDRFEINEAFAAQYLACERELGLQREKVNPYGSGIALGHPVGATGCRLVVTLFHGMLADNLGLGVASLCAGGGMGFAVVLERL from the coding sequence ATGGACAAAGTAGTTCTGGCAAACGCGTTGAGAACGCCTTTGGGTGATTTTGGCGGCACACTAAAAGGCTTGTCAGCGAGTCATCTAGCGCAATTAGTCATGGAAAACTCTGTTAAGGGGCCAGGCGCATCCTTACCTATAGGTAAAGTCATATTCGGAAACTGTTTTGCGCCTATAGACCAGAATATAGCCCGTATTTCCGCATATCGGGCCGGGATACCGGAACACGTACCGGGATTCACTATAAACTCCACTTGCGGCTCTTCCATGCAGGCGTTGATAAGCGCTGTTCAAGCGGTTCAGTGCGAGGAAGTCGAGGTCGCTCTGGCAGGTGGTGTTGAAAGCATGAGTAACGCTCCATACATAATGGAATCCGCTCGATGGGGGCAGCGTATTCGGCATCTTCAGGCTTATGATCTTCTTTGGAAAGGCATGCAGGAGCACCCTATCGGAGTGGGCATGGGGCTAACAGCCGAAAATCTTGCCGAAAAGTATGGGATTTCACGCCACGAACAGGACGAGTTTGCTCTGTTGAGTCATCAGAGAGCGGCGCGGGCCATTAAGGAAGGCAGATTCAAAGCGGAAATCATTCCCGTCACCGTACCAAGGGGAAAAAAAGAACCACTGTTGTTTGACACCGACGAACACGTCAGGCCGGATGTCACACTGGAACAATTGGCCAAACTTCCGGCGGCATTCAAGGAACACGGCACGGTGACCGCTGGAAACTCCTGCGGCATGAACGACGCCGCTTCAGCGGTCATTGTTACTACTCACCAAAAGGCTAAAGAGATGGGGCTGAGGCCTCTAGTCAGCGTCAGAGGATACAAAGTGGTAGGAGTTGATCCCAACATCATGGGAATCGGCCCTGTTCCGGCCATAAGAGGCGCAATTAAGGACTCGGGACTAAAACTTGGTGACATTGATCGCTTTGAGATCAACGAAGCCTTTGCCGCGCAGTATTTGGCGTGCGAGCGCGAACTGGGTTTGCAACGCGAGAAGGTCAATCCATATGGAAGTGGGATTGCGTTGGGGCACCCCGTAGGAGCGACAGGCTGCAGGCTCGTGGTAACGCTTTTCCACGGAATGCTCGCCGACAATCTCGGTCTGGGCGTTGCGTCCCTCTGCGCAGGCGGTGGAATGGGTTTCGCTGTGGTCCTTGAACGGCTTTAG